The DNA segment CGCTCACCATCTTGGATGCTGTTGATATTATTGAACCGTTCGGGTGAATGTGGGGTCAAGTCGTACTTTTCACAAAAATATTCATAAGCTTTGATTCGGCTTTTAGTATTCAAGCGGCGAATATCGCTGTATAGATTGATAATCGTACGGCATCCTGTAGCATAAAGATGTTCAAGCCCCAAAAGATAGCCATCATACTGATCAATAAAAACAGACGAAATACAAGAAGATTTGACTCTCTGCCAAGTAACGATAGGACCATATTTTGTGTACGATTCAATAGTTGACCAGTCGTTCGAACGAATGATCAAAAAAATACCATCTAATTGTTTACTGCGCATCAGCTCTAAAGCACTTAATTCTTTTTTAGGATCATTTTCAGTTAAATAAAGAATGACCGTATAGCCTTTTTTTTGGGCAGCTAATGTAAAATTCTTGACTAACACAGTAATGGTCTCAGTAATATTCGGTGCAATGATGCCAATGGTTTTGGTCGCTCCTTTTTTCAACGAAATCGCTTGACTGTTTGGAACATAATCTAATTTTTCCACAGCGCTTTCGACTTTTTGGCGAGTAATATGGCTGACATAACCATTATTGTTAATGACCCTTGAAACGGTAGCAGAAGATACACCAGCAATTTTTGCAATATCTTTCATATTCGTCATTTCGAAAACCTCTTTCTGTAAACGGTTGTATAGTAATCAGTATAACAAATGATCGATAGAAAAAATACGCAGAACACAGCTAAGAAAAATCCTGAAATTATTTTTGATAAATAAAAAGTTTGTACTTGACATGTAATGCATTACATAAACTA comes from the Carnobacterium sp. 17-4 genome and includes:
- a CDS encoding LacI family DNA-binding transcriptional regulator, which codes for MTNMKDIAKIAGVSSATVSRVINNNGYVSHITRQKVESAVEKLDYVPNSQAISLKKGATKTIGIIAPNITETITVLVKNFTLAAQKKGYTVILYLTENDPKKELSALELMRSKQLDGIFLIIRSNDWSTIESYTKYGPIVTWQRVKSSCISSVFIDQYDGYLLGLEHLYATGCRTIINLYSDIRRLNTKSRIKAYEYFCEKYDLTPHSPERFNNINSIQDGERIAHWLDEQKIKPDAFMTSSDAVAAGLVSQAKRLGYSLPEDFSVIGFDNIEISHLLDITTIDYSIHKQAENAFKIINNDLTLQKLTPEELAFTLIVRKTTK